A genomic stretch from Capricornis sumatraensis isolate serow.1 chromosome 4, serow.2, whole genome shotgun sequence includes:
- the B4GALNT1 gene encoding beta-1,4 N-acetylgalactosaminyltransferase 1 isoform X4 codes for MRLGRRALGVLVLLLACASLGLLYASTRGAPGLRAPLALWTPLQGNPRPELLGLAPEPRYAHIPVRIKEQVVGSQSAADQLLIAPANSPLQYPLQGVEVQPLRSILVPGLGLQATSGQEVYQVNLTASLGTWDVAGEVTGVTLTGEGQPDLTLTSPGLDQLNRQLQLVTYSSRSYQANTADTVRFATEGHEAAFTIRIRHPPNPRLYPPGSVPQGAQYNISALVTIATKTFLRYNRLRALIASIRRFYPTVTVVIADDSDKPESIRGPHIEHYLMPFGKGWFAGRNLAISQVTTKYVLWVDDDFVFTARTRLERLVDVLERTPLDLVGGAVREISGFATTYRQLLSVEPGAPGRGNCLRQKRGFHHELVGFPGCVVTDGVVNFFLARTDKVREVGFDPRLSRVAHLEFFLDGLGSLQVGSCSDVVVDHASKLKLPWTSRDAKAETYARYRYPGSLDESQVAKHRLLFFKHRLQCMTSE; via the exons ATGCGGCTGGGCCGCCGGGCCCTCGGTGTGCTCGTCCTGCTGCTCGCCTGCGCCTCGCTGGGGCTCCTGTACGCGAGCACCCGGGGCGCGCCGGGCCTCCGGGCACCTCTTGCGCTGTGGACGCCCCTACAGGGCAACCCCAGGCCGGAACTGCTAGGTCTTGCCCCTGAGCCCAGATACGCACACATCCCGGTCAGGATCAAGGAGCAAGTGGTGGG GAGCCAGTCTGCTGCTGACCAGCTGCTCATAGCCCCTGCCAACTCCCCGCTACAGTACCCCCTGCAGGGTGTGGAGGTCCAGCCCCTCAGAAGTATCTTGGTaccag GACTGGGCCTGCAAGCCACTTCTGGTCAGGAGGTATACCAG GTGAACCTGACTGCCTCCTTGGGCACCTGGGACGTGGCAGGGGAAGTAACTGGAGTGACTCTCACCGGAGAAGGGCAGCCAGATCTCACCCTCACCAGCCCAGGGCTGGACCAACTCAATCGGCAGCTGCAACTGGTCACTTATAGCAGCCGAAGCTACCAGGCAAATACAGCAGACACAG TCCGGTTCGCCACTGAGGGACACGAAGCTGCCTTCACCATCCGCATAAGACACCCACCCAACCCTCGGCTGTACCCACCTGGGTCTGTACCCCAGGGAG CCCAGTACAACATCAGCGCTCTGGTCACCATTGCCACTAAGACCTTCCTTCGTTACAATCGGCTACGGGCACTCATCGCCAGCATCCGCCGCTTCTACCCAACGGTCACAGTGGTAATCGCCGATGACAGCGACAAGCCAGAGAGCATTAGAGGTCCCCACATCGAGCACTATCTCATGCCTTTTGGCAAG GGCTGGTTCGCAGGCCGGAACCTGGCCATATCCCAAGTAACCACCAAGTACGTCCTGTGGGTGGACGATGACTTCGTCTTCACGGCGCGAACTCGACTAGAGAGGCTCGTGGACGTGTTGGAGCGGACGCCGCTGGACCTG GTGGGGGGCGCGGTGCGCGAAATCTCCGGCTTCGCCACCACCTACCGGCAGCTGCTGAGCGTGGAGCCTGGCGCGCCAGGCCGCGGGAACTGCCTCCGGCAGAAGCGCGGCTTCCACCACGAGCTCGTCGGCTTCCCGGGGTGCGTGGTCACCGACGGCGTGGTCAACTTCTTCCTGGCGCGCACTGACAAGGTGCGCGAGGTCGGCTTTGACCCGCGCCTCAGCCGCGTGGCACACCTGG AATTCTTCCTGGATGGACTTGGTTCTCTTCAAGTGGGCTCCTGCTCAGACGTCGTTGTGGATCACGCATCCAAGTTGAAGTTGCCTTGGACCTCAAGGGATGCGAAGGCAGAGACTTACGCTCGGTACCGTTACCCGGGATCACTGGACGagagtcaggtggccaaacatCGTCTGCTCTTCTTCAAACACCGGCTCCAGTGCATGACCTCAGAGTGA
- the B4GALNT1 gene encoding beta-1,4 N-acetylgalactosaminyltransferase 1 isoform X3, translated as MRLGRRALGVLVLLLACASLGLLYASTRGAPGLRAPLALWTPLQGNPRPELLGLAPEPRYAHIPVRIKEQVVGLLSANNCSCESSEGRLHLPFQKQVQAFDFTKAFDPEELSTVSASREQEFQAFLSRSQSAADQLLIAPANSPLQYPLQGVEVQPLRSILVPGLGLQATSGQEVYQVNLTASLGTWDVAGEVTGVTLTGEGQPDLTLTSPGLDQLNRQLQLVTYSSRSYQANTADTAQYNISALVTIATKTFLRYNRLRALIASIRRFYPTVTVVIADDSDKPESIRGPHIEHYLMPFGKGWFAGRNLAISQVTTKYVLWVDDDFVFTARTRLERLVDVLERTPLDLVGGAVREISGFATTYRQLLSVEPGAPGRGNCLRQKRGFHHELVGFPGCVVTDGVVNFFLARTDKVREVGFDPRLSRVAHLEFFLDGLGSLQVGSCSDVVVDHASKLKLPWTSRDAKAETYARYRYPGSLDESQVAKHRLLFFKHRLQCMTSE; from the exons ATGCGGCTGGGCCGCCGGGCCCTCGGTGTGCTCGTCCTGCTGCTCGCCTGCGCCTCGCTGGGGCTCCTGTACGCGAGCACCCGGGGCGCGCCGGGCCTCCGGGCACCTCTTGCGCTGTGGACGCCCCTACAGGGCAACCCCAGGCCGGAACTGCTAGGTCTTGCCCCTGAGCCCAGATACGCACACATCCCGGTCAGGATCAAGGAGCAAGTGGTGGG GCTGCTGTCTGCGAACAATTGCAGTTGTGAGTCCAGTGAGGGACGCCTCCACCTCCCCTTCCAGAAGCAGGTCCAAGCCTTTGACTTCACCAAGGCCTTTGACCCTGAGGAGCTGAGCACTGTGTCTGCCTCGAGGGAGCAGGAGTTCCAGGCCTTCCTTTCAAG GAGCCAGTCTGCTGCTGACCAGCTGCTCATAGCCCCTGCCAACTCCCCGCTACAGTACCCCCTGCAGGGTGTGGAGGTCCAGCCCCTCAGAAGTATCTTGGTaccag GACTGGGCCTGCAAGCCACTTCTGGTCAGGAGGTATACCAG GTGAACCTGACTGCCTCCTTGGGCACCTGGGACGTGGCAGGGGAAGTAACTGGAGTGACTCTCACCGGAGAAGGGCAGCCAGATCTCACCCTCACCAGCCCAGGGCTGGACCAACTCAATCGGCAGCTGCAACTGGTCACTTATAGCAGCCGAAGCTACCAGGCAAATACAGCAGACACAG CCCAGTACAACATCAGCGCTCTGGTCACCATTGCCACTAAGACCTTCCTTCGTTACAATCGGCTACGGGCACTCATCGCCAGCATCCGCCGCTTCTACCCAACGGTCACAGTGGTAATCGCCGATGACAGCGACAAGCCAGAGAGCATTAGAGGTCCCCACATCGAGCACTATCTCATGCCTTTTGGCAAG GGCTGGTTCGCAGGCCGGAACCTGGCCATATCCCAAGTAACCACCAAGTACGTCCTGTGGGTGGACGATGACTTCGTCTTCACGGCGCGAACTCGACTAGAGAGGCTCGTGGACGTGTTGGAGCGGACGCCGCTGGACCTG GTGGGGGGCGCGGTGCGCGAAATCTCCGGCTTCGCCACCACCTACCGGCAGCTGCTGAGCGTGGAGCCTGGCGCGCCAGGCCGCGGGAACTGCCTCCGGCAGAAGCGCGGCTTCCACCACGAGCTCGTCGGCTTCCCGGGGTGCGTGGTCACCGACGGCGTGGTCAACTTCTTCCTGGCGCGCACTGACAAGGTGCGCGAGGTCGGCTTTGACCCGCGCCTCAGCCGCGTGGCACACCTGG AATTCTTCCTGGATGGACTTGGTTCTCTTCAAGTGGGCTCCTGCTCAGACGTCGTTGTGGATCACGCATCCAAGTTGAAGTTGCCTTGGACCTCAAGGGATGCGAAGGCAGAGACTTACGCTCGGTACCGTTACCCGGGATCACTGGACGagagtcaggtggccaaacatCGTCTGCTCTTCTTCAAACACCGGCTCCAGTGCATGACCTCAGAGTGA
- the B4GALNT1 gene encoding beta-1,4 N-acetylgalactosaminyltransferase 1 isoform X2, producing the protein MRLGRRALGVLVLLLACASLGLLYASTRGAPGLRAPLALWTPLQGNPRPELLGLAPEPRYAHIPVRIKEQVVGLLSANNCSCESSEGRLHLPFQKQVQAFDFTKAFDPEELSTVSASREQEFQAFLSRSQSAADQLLIAPANSPLQYPLQGVEVQPLRSILVPGLGLQATSGQEVYQVNLTASLGTWDVAGEVTGVTLTGEGQPDLTLTSPGLDQLNRQLQLVTYSSRSYQANTADTVRFATEGHEAAFTIRIRHPPNPRLYPPGSVPQGAQYNISALVTIATKTFLRYNRLRALIASIRRFYPTVTVVIADDSDKPESIRGPHIEHYLMPFGKGWFAGRNLAISQVTTKYVLWVDDDFVFTARTRLERLVDVLERTPLDLVGGAVREISGFATTYRQLLSVEPGAPGRGNCLRQKRGFHHELVGFPGCVVTDGVVNFFLARTDKVREVGFDPRLSRVAHLEFFLDGLGSLQVGSCSDVVVDHASKLKLPWTSRDAKAETYARYRYPGSLDESQVAKHRLLFFKHRLQCMTSE; encoded by the exons ATGCGGCTGGGCCGCCGGGCCCTCGGTGTGCTCGTCCTGCTGCTCGCCTGCGCCTCGCTGGGGCTCCTGTACGCGAGCACCCGGGGCGCGCCGGGCCTCCGGGCACCTCTTGCGCTGTGGACGCCCCTACAGGGCAACCCCAGGCCGGAACTGCTAGGTCTTGCCCCTGAGCCCAGATACGCACACATCCCGGTCAGGATCAAGGAGCAAGTGGTGGG GCTGCTGTCTGCGAACAATTGCAGTTGTGAGTCCAGTGAGGGACGCCTCCACCTCCCCTTCCAGAAGCAGGTCCAAGCCTTTGACTTCACCAAGGCCTTTGACCCTGAGGAGCTGAGCACTGTGTCTGCCTCGAGGGAGCAGGAGTTCCAGGCCTTCCTTTCAAG GAGCCAGTCTGCTGCTGACCAGCTGCTCATAGCCCCTGCCAACTCCCCGCTACAGTACCCCCTGCAGGGTGTGGAGGTCCAGCCCCTCAGAAGTATCTTGGTaccag GACTGGGCCTGCAAGCCACTTCTGGTCAGGAGGTATACCAG GTGAACCTGACTGCCTCCTTGGGCACCTGGGACGTGGCAGGGGAAGTAACTGGAGTGACTCTCACCGGAGAAGGGCAGCCAGATCTCACCCTCACCAGCCCAGGGCTGGACCAACTCAATCGGCAGCTGCAACTGGTCACTTATAGCAGCCGAAGCTACCAGGCAAATACAGCAGACACAG TCCGGTTCGCCACTGAGGGACACGAAGCTGCCTTCACCATCCGCATAAGACACCCACCCAACCCTCGGCTGTACCCACCTGGGTCTGTACCCCAGGGAG CCCAGTACAACATCAGCGCTCTGGTCACCATTGCCACTAAGACCTTCCTTCGTTACAATCGGCTACGGGCACTCATCGCCAGCATCCGCCGCTTCTACCCAACGGTCACAGTGGTAATCGCCGATGACAGCGACAAGCCAGAGAGCATTAGAGGTCCCCACATCGAGCACTATCTCATGCCTTTTGGCAAG GGCTGGTTCGCAGGCCGGAACCTGGCCATATCCCAAGTAACCACCAAGTACGTCCTGTGGGTGGACGATGACTTCGTCTTCACGGCGCGAACTCGACTAGAGAGGCTCGTGGACGTGTTGGAGCGGACGCCGCTGGACCTG GTGGGGGGCGCGGTGCGCGAAATCTCCGGCTTCGCCACCACCTACCGGCAGCTGCTGAGCGTGGAGCCTGGCGCGCCAGGCCGCGGGAACTGCCTCCGGCAGAAGCGCGGCTTCCACCACGAGCTCGTCGGCTTCCCGGGGTGCGTGGTCACCGACGGCGTGGTCAACTTCTTCCTGGCGCGCACTGACAAGGTGCGCGAGGTCGGCTTTGACCCGCGCCTCAGCCGCGTGGCACACCTGG AATTCTTCCTGGATGGACTTGGTTCTCTTCAAGTGGGCTCCTGCTCAGACGTCGTTGTGGATCACGCATCCAAGTTGAAGTTGCCTTGGACCTCAAGGGATGCGAAGGCAGAGACTTACGCTCGGTACCGTTACCCGGGATCACTGGACGagagtcaggtggccaaacatCGTCTGCTCTTCTTCAAACACCGGCTCCAGTGCATGACCTCAGAGTGA
- the B4GALNT1 gene encoding beta-1,4 N-acetylgalactosaminyltransferase 1 isoform X1, translated as MRLGRRALGVLVLLLACASLGLLYASTRGAPGLRAPLALWTPLQGNPRPELLGLAPEPRYAHIPVRIKEQVVGLLSANNCSCESSEGRLHLPFQKQVQAFDFTKAFDPEELSTVSASREQEFQAFLSRSQSAADQLLIAPANSPLQYPLQGVEVQPLRSILVPGLGLQATSGQEVYQVNLTASLGTWDVAGEVTGVTLTGEGQPDLTLTSPGLDQLNRQLQLVTYSSRSYQANTADTVRFATEGHEAAFTIRIRHPPNPRLYPPGSVPQGGETAQYNISALVTIATKTFLRYNRLRALIASIRRFYPTVTVVIADDSDKPESIRGPHIEHYLMPFGKGWFAGRNLAISQVTTKYVLWVDDDFVFTARTRLERLVDVLERTPLDLVGGAVREISGFATTYRQLLSVEPGAPGRGNCLRQKRGFHHELVGFPGCVVTDGVVNFFLARTDKVREVGFDPRLSRVAHLEFFLDGLGSLQVGSCSDVVVDHASKLKLPWTSRDAKAETYARYRYPGSLDESQVAKHRLLFFKHRLQCMTSE; from the exons ATGCGGCTGGGCCGCCGGGCCCTCGGTGTGCTCGTCCTGCTGCTCGCCTGCGCCTCGCTGGGGCTCCTGTACGCGAGCACCCGGGGCGCGCCGGGCCTCCGGGCACCTCTTGCGCTGTGGACGCCCCTACAGGGCAACCCCAGGCCGGAACTGCTAGGTCTTGCCCCTGAGCCCAGATACGCACACATCCCGGTCAGGATCAAGGAGCAAGTGGTGGG GCTGCTGTCTGCGAACAATTGCAGTTGTGAGTCCAGTGAGGGACGCCTCCACCTCCCCTTCCAGAAGCAGGTCCAAGCCTTTGACTTCACCAAGGCCTTTGACCCTGAGGAGCTGAGCACTGTGTCTGCCTCGAGGGAGCAGGAGTTCCAGGCCTTCCTTTCAAG GAGCCAGTCTGCTGCTGACCAGCTGCTCATAGCCCCTGCCAACTCCCCGCTACAGTACCCCCTGCAGGGTGTGGAGGTCCAGCCCCTCAGAAGTATCTTGGTaccag GACTGGGCCTGCAAGCCACTTCTGGTCAGGAGGTATACCAG GTGAACCTGACTGCCTCCTTGGGCACCTGGGACGTGGCAGGGGAAGTAACTGGAGTGACTCTCACCGGAGAAGGGCAGCCAGATCTCACCCTCACCAGCCCAGGGCTGGACCAACTCAATCGGCAGCTGCAACTGGTCACTTATAGCAGCCGAAGCTACCAGGCAAATACAGCAGACACAG TCCGGTTCGCCACTGAGGGACACGAAGCTGCCTTCACCATCCGCATAAGACACCCACCCAACCCTCGGCTGTACCCACCTGGGTCTGTACCCCAGGGAGGTGAGACTG CCCAGTACAACATCAGCGCTCTGGTCACCATTGCCACTAAGACCTTCCTTCGTTACAATCGGCTACGGGCACTCATCGCCAGCATCCGCCGCTTCTACCCAACGGTCACAGTGGTAATCGCCGATGACAGCGACAAGCCAGAGAGCATTAGAGGTCCCCACATCGAGCACTATCTCATGCCTTTTGGCAAG GGCTGGTTCGCAGGCCGGAACCTGGCCATATCCCAAGTAACCACCAAGTACGTCCTGTGGGTGGACGATGACTTCGTCTTCACGGCGCGAACTCGACTAGAGAGGCTCGTGGACGTGTTGGAGCGGACGCCGCTGGACCTG GTGGGGGGCGCGGTGCGCGAAATCTCCGGCTTCGCCACCACCTACCGGCAGCTGCTGAGCGTGGAGCCTGGCGCGCCAGGCCGCGGGAACTGCCTCCGGCAGAAGCGCGGCTTCCACCACGAGCTCGTCGGCTTCCCGGGGTGCGTGGTCACCGACGGCGTGGTCAACTTCTTCCTGGCGCGCACTGACAAGGTGCGCGAGGTCGGCTTTGACCCGCGCCTCAGCCGCGTGGCACACCTGG AATTCTTCCTGGATGGACTTGGTTCTCTTCAAGTGGGCTCCTGCTCAGACGTCGTTGTGGATCACGCATCCAAGTTGAAGTTGCCTTGGACCTCAAGGGATGCGAAGGCAGAGACTTACGCTCGGTACCGTTACCCGGGATCACTGGACGagagtcaggtggccaaacatCGTCTGCTCTTCTTCAAACACCGGCTCCAGTGCATGACCTCAGAGTGA